A single region of the Musa acuminata AAA Group cultivar baxijiao chromosome BXJ1-11, Cavendish_Baxijiao_AAA, whole genome shotgun sequence genome encodes:
- the LOC135596668 gene encoding uncharacterized protein LOC135596668 has translation MRRVSSPDSWNKGSVQGEFRNRSMAQILKGLWERVQGKWHLKIICSHVFNQYAGNKPLMALDKLHIATLRVFDSLNKNLLGPHKQPPSASAIADKEKEYRKTKTEINENEFYETILEWTSKDLRIYMVNKIILACLASPALTIVTKNAGKRVPRIGHVVEKIPAPVFFSAYSALLVFLPDIRVE, from the exons ATGCGCCGCGTCTCTTCGCCCGACTCATGGAACAAAGGATCTGTGCAGGGTGAATTCAGGAACCGGTCCATGGCTCAAATACTCAAAGGACTATGGGAGAGGGTCCAAG GTAAGTGGCATCTGAAGATAATATGTAGCCATGTTTTTAACCAATATGCTGGTAATAAGCCACTCATGGCGTTGGATAAGCTCCACATTGCAACATTACGGGTTTTTGA CTCTCTGAACAAGAATCTCCTCGGTCCTCATAAGCAACCTCCATCTGCATCGGCTATTGCTGACAAAGAAAAA GAGTACAGGAAGACCAAAACTGAAATAAACGAGAATGAGTTCTATGAAACAATTTTGGAATGGACGAGTAAAGATTTGCGCATATATATGGTGAATAAAATCATTCTTGCTTGTCTGGCATCGCCCGCGCTGACCATCGTGACAAAGAACGCGGGCAAGCGAGTGCCAAGGATCGGACATGTCGTGGAGAAGATTCCAGCTCCTGTGTTCTTCTCAGCTTACTCTGCGTTGCTTGTGTTCCTCCCAGATATCCGTGTTGAGTAG